In a genomic window of Deinococcus roseus:
- a CDS encoding NAD(P)-dependent oxidoreductase, with protein sequence MIRRVAVLGLGQMGQRMALNLLRSGFDLTVYNRTPESAQTLVQAGAKFAATPAEAVQNAEVVISMVRDDVASRFLWLDPDQGALSNLPEGAVAVECSTLTPAWTRELAGHFQTRQSHFLDAPVVGSTPQAASGQLVFLVGGAATDLERVQEVLQAMGSTLHHVGEIGQGMHMKLAVNAFFAGQVALLAELLMFLQPHIPPQQALEVLGNLPVISPALKVNGQLMLERKFAPMFPVQLVVKDLQCLLDTAQAGEVQVPTSSKVLEVFSAAQNQGWGEEHLAAVVKLFESHLSS encoded by the coding sequence GTGATTCGCCGTGTGGCGGTGCTGGGTCTGGGGCAGATGGGACAGCGGATGGCCCTGAATCTGCTCAGATCAGGCTTTGACCTCACGGTGTACAACCGCACCCCTGAATCGGCCCAGACGCTGGTGCAAGCCGGAGCAAAATTCGCAGCCACCCCTGCTGAAGCCGTACAGAACGCTGAAGTGGTGATCAGTATGGTGCGGGATGACGTGGCATCCCGCTTTTTGTGGCTGGACCCTGATCAGGGTGCCCTCTCAAACCTGCCAGAAGGCGCGGTGGCTGTGGAGTGCAGCACCCTCACCCCGGCATGGACCAGGGAACTTGCCGGGCACTTTCAGACCAGACAGTCTCACTTTCTGGATGCACCGGTGGTGGGGTCCACCCCCCAGGCAGCATCGGGTCAACTGGTGTTCCTGGTCGGAGGTGCTGCAACAGATTTGGAGCGTGTGCAGGAGGTGCTGCAGGCCATGGGCAGCACCCTCCACCATGTGGGTGAAATCGGGCAGGGCATGCACATGAAACTCGCGGTGAACGCTTTTTTTGCTGGACAGGTGGCGTTGCTGGCCGAACTGCTGATGTTCTTGCAGCCCCACATCCCACCCCAGCAGGCCCTGGAGGTGCTGGGAAACCTGCCGGTGATCAGCCCGGCCCTCAAAGTCAATGGTCAACTGATGTTGGAGAGAAAATTCGCCCCGATGTTTCCGGTCCAGCTGGTGGTCAAGGACCTGCAGTGCCTGCTGGACACTGCCCAGGCAGGTGAAGTGCAGGTGCCGACCAGCAGCAAAGTTCTGGAGGTGTTCAGTGCAGCACAAAACCAGGGGTGGGGTGAAGAGCATCTGGCTGCAGTGGTGAAGCTTTTCGAGTCACACCTCTCCTCCTGA
- a CDS encoding DUF4158 domain-containing protein produces MLTLEDTIYPRLKRKPTPAELTLLFTPSTADLHHICAVCTHGTPRLARLIHLVIARHLRGFQSLRDIPRPIQRHIAASVGLEGFLPQLPTQDHRRPYTEHTQWVRDHLHFTSFRTYGVQELHRVLESCCTRHEDLVSIINAAVEHLHQLQYELPGFTRLVKEATHVRSRVNRSIFDRVVTHLTETDQEKLNRLLEEQPTGGKSNWNLIKQEPRKASLSQLKVALGHLQDLEDITPQVNLKMWVSNSKFEQFVREARSLHRQALGRLTLHKRYTLMVALLEDQQARIKDDLGTLLVKRMFRLRNAALTQLKALQERHQGHTDMLIEQLRQITVLLADKNPEGVLEDIQKVIPKPEDTLLDIDQYQGRSRNNFVPFMLWGYQQNRQVLLKLLEVVPITSTSDNKDLEEAIRYVLEHRSERDPNLSTFNIDPRFKEVTILPLLPLGWVPEVWRPFVFQHNGREVIVVQGHPLGLNKMYFEMCVLMHVAWELRSGDLCIEGSNQYANYTRELVSPQEMEQELPVFLKQMNLDGTPRKMVSTLKARLQDVARWADVQLKSPEMSGTRIKGETFTLSRQEADPEPAGFIEHRQRLATGLAQQERTVLDALFDTEHL; encoded by the coding sequence ATGTTGACCCTGGAAGACACCATCTATCCCCGGTTGAAACGCAAACCCACCCCTGCCGAACTCACCTTGCTGTTCACCCCCAGTACAGCGGACCTGCACCACATTTGTGCGGTCTGCACGCACGGCACCCCGCGCCTCGCCCGCCTGATTCACCTGGTGATCGCCCGGCACCTCAGGGGCTTCCAGAGCCTGAGGGACATTCCCAGGCCCATCCAGCGGCACATCGCTGCAAGCGTTGGGCTCGAAGGCTTCCTGCCCCAGCTGCCCACCCAGGACCACCGCAGGCCCTACACGGAGCACACCCAGTGGGTGAGGGACCACCTGCACTTCACCTCCTTCAGAACGTACGGGGTTCAGGAACTCCACAGGGTGCTGGAAAGCTGCTGCACCCGCCATGAAGATCTGGTCAGCATCATCAACGCCGCTGTGGAACACCTGCATCAACTCCAGTACGAACTTCCCGGTTTCACCCGGCTGGTGAAAGAAGCCACCCATGTGCGGTCACGGGTGAACCGCAGCATCTTTGACCGCGTGGTCACGCACCTCACCGAAACCGACCAGGAGAAACTGAACAGACTCCTTGAAGAGCAGCCCACTGGAGGCAAGTCCAACTGGAACCTCATCAAACAAGAACCCCGCAAAGCCTCCCTCAGCCAGCTGAAAGTGGCCCTGGGGCACCTGCAAGACCTGGAAGACATCACCCCTCAGGTGAACCTCAAAATGTGGGTTTCAAACAGCAAATTTGAGCAGTTTGTGAGGGAAGCCCGCAGCCTGCACCGGCAAGCCCTGGGGCGCCTCACCCTGCACAAACGGTACACCCTGATGGTGGCCCTCCTGGAAGACCAGCAGGCCCGCATCAAAGACGACCTGGGCACCCTGCTGGTCAAACGCATGTTCCGCCTGAGGAACGCAGCCCTCACCCAACTGAAAGCCCTGCAAGAGCGGCATCAGGGCCACACCGACATGCTCATCGAGCAACTGAGGCAAATCACGGTGCTGCTGGCCGACAAGAACCCCGAAGGGGTGCTGGAAGACATCCAGAAAGTCATTCCGAAGCCTGAGGACACCTTGCTGGACATCGACCAGTACCAGGGCCGCAGCCGGAACAACTTCGTGCCGTTCATGCTCTGGGGTTACCAGCAAAACCGGCAGGTGCTGCTCAAACTCCTCGAAGTGGTGCCCATCACCTCCACCTCGGACAACAAGGACCTGGAAGAGGCCATCCGTTACGTGCTGGAACACCGCAGTGAACGGGACCCGAACCTCTCCACCTTCAACATCGATCCTCGTTTCAAAGAAGTGACCATCCTTCCCCTGCTGCCACTGGGATGGGTGCCGGAGGTGTGGCGTCCTTTTGTGTTCCAGCACAACGGGCGAGAGGTGATCGTGGTGCAGGGGCACCCCCTGGGCCTCAACAAAATGTACTTTGAGATGTGCGTGCTGATGCACGTCGCCTGGGAACTCCGCTCGGGTGATTTGTGCATCGAAGGCAGCAACCAGTACGCCAATTACACCCGGGAACTGGTCAGCCCGCAGGAGATGGAACAGGAACTCCCGGTGTTCCTCAAACAAATGAACCTGGACGGCACCCCCAGGAAAATGGTGTCGACGTTGAAAGCCAGGTTGCAAGACGTGGCCCGCTGGGCGGACGTCCAGTTGAAATCCCCCGAAATGAGTGGTACCCGCATCAAAGGCGAGACCTTCACCCTGTCCCGGCAGGAAGCAGACCCAGAACCTGCGGGATTTATAGAACACCGGCAGCGCCTCGCCACTGGACTGGCCCAGCAAGAACGGACAGTGCTGGACGCTTTGTTTGACACCGAACACCTCTAG
- a CDS encoding Tn3 family transposase encodes MFRPLSGLQSKLTDPVSRYITTVFCYGCNLGATQAARSLPGMSRRDFEWINQHHITEKSLQEASTLVINAYHQFQLPKLWGSGEHASADGTKWEMFENNLMSEYHIRYGGFGGLGYYHVSDKYIALFSHFIPCGVWEAVHIIDGLLQNTSDIQPDKLHADTQGQSAPVFGMAYLLGIELLPRIRNWQDLHFFRADKKDSHATIGGLFKGSIDWELIETHLPDLLRIAVSIKLGRISAATVLKRLSSFNRKNKVYQAFKELGLAVRTIFLLRYISDPKLRSGIFRETNKSEQFNNFVQWSFFGGEGIVQTHHRDMQRKLIKYNLLVANCLVFHTVYLLTRQLREFEQQGQPVPEEVLRHLNPFWVGHLNRFGRYDWEVSRVPEPVVLDYKSN; translated from the coding sequence GTGTTCCGGCCCCTGTCCGGGCTGCAATCGAAACTCACGGATCCGGTTTCCCGGTACATCACCACGGTGTTCTGTTATGGGTGTAACCTGGGGGCCACCCAGGCTGCAAGGTCTTTGCCCGGCATGTCACGTCGGGATTTTGAGTGGATCAACCAGCACCACATCACCGAGAAATCCCTGCAGGAGGCCAGCACCCTGGTGATCAACGCGTACCATCAGTTCCAGCTGCCCAAACTGTGGGGCTCCGGGGAACACGCCAGTGCGGACGGCACCAAATGGGAGATGTTCGAGAACAATTTGATGTCCGAGTACCACATCCGCTACGGGGGCTTCGGGGGCCTGGGGTACTACCATGTGTCAGACAAATACATCGCCCTGTTCTCGCACTTCATTCCCTGCGGGGTGTGGGAAGCAGTGCACATCATTGATGGCCTGTTGCAGAACACCAGTGACATCCAGCCGGACAAACTGCATGCCGACACCCAGGGTCAGAGTGCGCCGGTGTTCGGGATGGCTTACCTGCTGGGCATTGAACTGCTGCCGAGGATCCGCAACTGGCAGGACCTGCATTTCTTCCGGGCAGACAAAAAAGACTCGCATGCCACCATCGGGGGTTTGTTTAAGGGGAGCATCGACTGGGAGTTGATTGAGACGCATCTGCCGGACCTGTTGAGGATTGCGGTGTCCATCAAACTGGGGCGGATTTCGGCGGCCACGGTGCTGAAGCGCCTGAGCAGTTTCAACCGGAAGAACAAGGTCTACCAGGCGTTTAAGGAACTGGGACTGGCTGTGAGGACCATTTTCCTCCTCAGGTACATTTCGGACCCCAAGTTGCGCTCAGGAATTTTTCGGGAGACCAACAAGAGCGAACAGTTCAACAATTTCGTGCAATGGAGTTTTTTTGGTGGGGAGGGCATTGTGCAGACCCACCACCGGGACATGCAGCGCAAGTTGATCAAGTACAACCTGCTGGTGGCGAACTGCCTGGTGTTTCACACGGTGTACTTGCTGACCCGGCAACTGCGGGAGTTCGAGCAGCAGGGTCAGCCTGTGCCGGAGGAGGTGCTGAGGCACCTGAATCCGTTTTGGGTGGGGCATCTGAACCGGTTTGGGCGGTATGACTGGGAGGTGAGCCGGGTGCCTGAGCCTGTGGTCTTGGATTACAAATCAAACTGA